One window of Phycisphaeraceae bacterium genomic DNA carries:
- the rplW gene encoding 50S ribosomal protein L23, with amino-acid sequence MESIHVIRRPLLTEKSTFGMNERAQYSFEVDRRATKTDVKRAIEELYKVHVVSVNTLVRKGRVKRIKTGYTTTAETKRAIVRLRDGEVIELL; translated from the coding sequence ATGGAATCCATCCACGTCATCCGACGCCCCCTCCTCACCGAGAAGTCCACGTTCGGCATGAACGAGCGTGCGCAGTACTCGTTCGAGGTCGACCGCCGCGCCACCAAGACCGATGTCAAGCGCGCCATCGAGGAACTCTACAAGGTCCATGTCGTCTCGGTGAACACGCTCGTCCGCAAGGGACGCGTGAAGCGGATCAAGACCGGCTACACCACGACCGCAGAGACCAAGCGTGCCATCGTCCGTCTTCGCGACGGTGAGGTCATCGAACTGCTCTGA
- the rplD gene encoding 50S ribosomal protein L4, which produces MKVPVYNLQGNEVGSMNIDEAALGSTINAPLIKQAYVMYHANTRQGSARTKKRSQVEGSTKKIYKQKGTGNARHGDRKVAQMRGGGHAHSKKRTREDFHLDMPKKMRRKANRNALLAKLVDNEVRILETLALSSPKTKDFATLLQALKIDRTALLALSSDESKAANARLSARNVDDVTTCRVDQLTCFNMLNSRYLIISKEDLEGWLSGPTSQTGKVAKVSPMGRVDTPEPKAAAKPDARRVRADARRAATKEKA; this is translated from the coding sequence ATGAAGGTCCCCGTCTACAACCTGCAGGGCAATGAAGTCGGATCGATGAACATCGACGAGGCTGCCCTGGGGTCCACAATCAATGCTCCCCTCATCAAGCAGGCGTACGTCATGTACCACGCCAACACCCGTCAGGGGTCGGCGCGTACAAAGAAGCGCTCGCAGGTCGAGGGATCCACGAAGAAAATCTACAAGCAGAAGGGCACCGGCAACGCACGCCACGGCGATCGCAAGGTCGCTCAGATGCGAGGCGGCGGCCACGCCCACAGCAAGAAGCGCACGCGCGAGGACTTCCACCTCGACATGCCCAAGAAGATGCGTCGCAAGGCAAATCGCAACGCGCTCCTCGCCAAGCTTGTTGACAACGAAGTCCGTATCCTTGAGACGCTCGCTCTCTCGTCACCCAAGACGAAGGACTTCGCGACGCTACTCCAGGCGTTGAAGATCGACCGCACGGCCCTTCTCGCCCTCTCATCGGACGAGTCCAAGGCCGCCAACGCTCGCCTCTCGGCTCGCAATGTTGACGACGTCACGACCTGCAGAGTCGATCAGCTCACCTGCTTCAACATGCTCAACAGCCGCTACCTCATCATCTCCAAAGAAGATCTTGAGGGTTGGCTGAGCGGCCCGACCTCTCAGACCGGCAAGGTCGCCAAGGTCTCGCCGATGGGCCGCGTCGATACGCCCGAGCCCAAGGCCGCAGCGAAGCCCGACGCCCGCCGCGTCCGTGCCGACGCACGCCGCGCTGCCACGAAGGAGAAGGCGTAA
- the rplC gene encoding 50S ribosomal protein L3 encodes MAFTLLGKKLGMTRILTPEGVSVPVTVIECGPCVVTQLRTAETDKYTAVQIGFGEIKPRRSTIPMIGHDAKAGTTPKRHHSEFRVDASELANYTVGQVLTVKDLEGTMYVDVAGTSKGKGFAGTMKRHNFKGMCASHGTERKHRAPGSIGSLGSNRGFGGGLKKGKKMSGHMGAERVTVRSLDVVRIVPEQNLLLVKGPIPGHNQSTVSVRTSTRLYRSKAKKVQAAKK; translated from the coding sequence ATGGCTTTCACGCTTCTCGGAAAGAAACTCGGCATGACCCGGATCCTCACGCCCGAGGGCGTCTCGGTTCCGGTGACGGTTATCGAGTGCGGCCCGTGCGTCGTCACGCAGCTCCGCACCGCAGAGACCGACAAGTACACCGCAGTCCAGATCGGTTTCGGCGAGATCAAGCCTCGCCGCTCAACCATCCCCATGATCGGGCACGACGCCAAGGCGGGCACCACGCCCAAGCGTCACCACAGCGAGTTCCGCGTCGATGCCTCTGAGCTCGCGAACTACACCGTCGGCCAGGTCCTGACCGTGAAGGATCTCGAAGGCACGATGTACGTTGATGTCGCCGGCACCAGCAAGGGCAAGGGCTTCGCCGGAACCATGAAGCGTCACAACTTCAAGGGCATGTGCGCCTCGCACGGCACCGAGCGTAAGCACCGTGCCCCGGGTTCCATCGGTTCGCTCGGCTCGAACCGCGGCTTCGGCGGCGGTCTCAAGAAGGGTAAGAAAATGTCCGGCCATATGGGTGCCGAGCGGGTCACCGTTCGGTCCCTCGATGTGGTCAGAATCGTCCCCGAACAGAATCTTTTGCTGGTCAAGGGGCCGATTCCCGGTCACAACCAGTCTACAGTCTCCGTTCGCACCTCGACCCGTCTCTATCGCAGCAAGGCGAAGAAGGTCCAGGCCGCGAAGAAGTAA
- the rpsJ gene encoding 30S ribosomal protein S10, which yields MTGTRIRIRMEAYDHLALDASAREIVDHAKRTNAKVAGPIPLPTRIERYTVLRSPFIDKKSREQFEIRTHKRIIDIIEPNARTVEALNRLVVPAGVFVKIKA from the coding sequence ATGACGGGGACACGGATTCGAATTCGGATGGAGGCCTATGACCACCTGGCGCTCGACGCGTCGGCTCGCGAGATCGTTGATCACGCGAAGCGGACCAACGCCAAGGTCGCCGGTCCCATTCCGCTGCCCACACGCATCGAGCGATACACAGTTCTCCGCTCGCCCTTCATCGACAAGAAGAGCCGCGAACAGTTCGAGATCCGCACGCACAAGCGCATCATCGACATCATCGAGCCCAACGCCCGCACCGTCGAAGCGCTCAACCGCCTCGTCGTTCCCGCAGGCGTCTTCGTCAAGATCAAGGCATGA